In Cryptomeria japonica chromosome 5, Sugi_1.0, whole genome shotgun sequence, the genomic window AAAGTGATTAcaacttgtcgcttactcatccaactcactacACCACCAAACAATCTGAACACATATCCACTGATGGATCTTCTGTTGTCAATGTCACCTGTCCAATTAGAGTCTACATACCCACAAATACTCAAGGAATGTTGAGGTCCAGTAGGATTACCATAGAAACATAGGGAATACTCGGAAGTACCTCGCAAATATCTGAACACTCTCTTCACTGCATCCCAACGCACTCGTTTAGGATTAGCCATAAACCAACTTTGGACTCCCACTGCTTGTGTAATGTATGgccttgtacaaaccatagcatacattagGCTACCAACAACACTTGCATAAGGAACTCTGGTCATGTCCTCCATCTCAGTAGAAGACTTTGGATAGTCTTTCATAGAAAGATTCTTCCCCTATGGAACATGAACAACTAACTATTTGCAATCTGTCATGCTGAACCTCTCTAATACAAAGTTCACATACTTTCTCTAGCTGACCCAAAGCTTTCTGTGAGctctatcccttttgatctccattcccaaaatGTACTTAGTTGCacctagatctttcatctcaaactgtgTTGACAACTAAgacttcaaatctgaaatcattctCTTCCTATTcccaatgaacaacatatcatccacatataggaCAATAATGAGAATATGACCATTTTCAGCTTTGTAATAAACACAATGGTCAGATTTAGATCTCATAAATCCCAATGACAACACATAGGTGTCAATTTTTTTctaccacattctaggagattgcttaagaccataaagagatttctttagctTGCATACCAGATTCTCTAGTTGTGACATGTAAATCTCCtcctccaagtcaccatgaaggaaagctgtcttcacatccatttgctcgactTCCAAATCACGAGCTACTGCAAGTGATAGAAAAAGCCAAATGGATGGCAATTTAGATACAAGAAAGAatatctccccataatcaattccctccagcTGGGAATATCCCTTTGCGAACAATCGTGCCTTGTACTTCTCAACACTGCCATCTAGACCTagtttcttcttgaacacccatttacaaccaataggttttcattcttcaAGAAAAGGTAGCAGACCGCATGTAGCATTCTTCTTCAATGCAACCATCTCTTCGTTCATGGCTTCCATCCAgaaatttgcatcatgcatacccaTTGCCTCTCTAACAGTCCTAGGTTCATCAACATTAGCAATCAAAGCATAAATACAACTGGAATCCAACATAGAATATCCAAACCTTTATTGTGAATAACCATATCTATCAGGTTGTCGCCTATCACACGCAGACCTCCTCAAAGACTAAGGTTGAGGATCTTCTTCCTCTTTTGAACTCTCCAAGCTGCTAGAGCTTTTCTCATTATCAGGTCCCGCAGGAGTATTTAGTTTAACTCTCTTAGGAGTGGGTGGAATCTAAACTGCCtccttttgtttctcttccttctctGGCTGTAAATCTACTTTGGAAGGTTTCAACTCATGGAAGATAACACTTCTACTATAGAGCACCTTCTTTGCAactagatcccaaagcttgtaccccTTCACACCGACACCATagtcgatgaagatacatttcattgCCTTACTCTCCAATTTAGATCTTTTTTCattaggcacatgagcatatgcctcaaccAAAAACTCTGAGATGTCTCAACGAGGGATTTTTaccaaaccatgcttccataggggtCTTTTCAACAAGCACCGAAGTAGGAGATCTATTTATCGGATAACATGCAGTGGCTATCACCTCAACCCAAAACTTCTATTCAAGGCCAACACCACTCATCGTAatcctagccctctccatcaacattttattcatcctctccgcaactccattttgctgtggtgtatatggagttgtcttatgtctttcAATCTCGTGGTGCTTACACAACCTGTTGAACTCAACATAACAAAACTCACCACCACTATCcatcctcaaacacttaattttcctACTAGTCCGATTTTCAACCAAggacttaaattccttaaaccgactgaaaacttcagatttacttttGAGGAAATAAAAAATGTCCTTCTATAATAGTCATTTATGAATGAAACAAAGTTCATAGATATATTTAATGAAGGCACATTAACTGGACCAAAAACATCAGAATGAACATAGTCCAAAACcttagaagacttatgagaactagaataaaaggAAACATGATGTTGTTTTCCATAAACACAATGTTTGCAAAAGTCAAACTCgagattacaatcatcaaggccTTCAACTAGGCTCTTATTTTTCAAGGCTCGTAAGCCCTTTTCTCCTATGTGGCCAAGTATTtggtgccacaacattgtcttctcaACTAGGAGCTTCATCTCCAAAGAATTAGCACCCTTAGGTTCCCAGAAAGTACAAACAACAGATGTTGATACGATAGTTTTCTTCTTTGCTTGATCTGACggtgaggatgaagaatccaaagcCCTTTTCTTGGACTTCACAAAAGCACTATTGCACTGAATCGCGCATACATTTAGCTTATACAGTGTGCCAATCCAAACACCCTTAGCAAACACCATAGAGCCTTTGGTCATCTTACATCCACCTTGAGAGAAAACAACCTGCACTCCCACATCACTGTGCTTGCTAGGTGAAAGAAGGTTTCGTGCCAAACCAGGGATATTTAGgacaccatcaatccccttcactctGCCATTAGGGAATCATATCTTGACTCTTCCATGACCAACAACCTTCAGGTGAGAATCATCACCCAGATACGCCTTCCCGCCATCATATTCTTCGTACTTTGAGAACCAATCCCTAtgagaggtcatgtggaaagaaACACCTAAGTCAATCAACCATACATCTTCTGATGCATAGGTTGCCAAGGCAACAAAAAGCATCCACATCATCTTGAGAGGATTTTTCAGAATCAGAATTAGAGgaattcttgtttttctttttcttctcctctttacaaTCTTTCTGGAAATGATCAGATTTGCTGT contains:
- the LOC131875988 gene encoding secreted RxLR effector protein 161-like, which encodes MEDMTRVPYASVVGSLMYAMVCTRPYITQAVGVQSWFMANPKRVRWDAVKRVFRYLRGTSEYSLCFYGNPTGPQHSLSICGYVDSNWTGDIDNRRSISGYVFRLFGGVVSWMSKRQVVITFFTTGVEYMVATHACKEAIWLKKLCLNIGFDVGHINICCDSQCYLFSKKSYCPCQNKAY